The Pseudomonas extremaustralis genome contains a region encoding:
- the hemC gene encoding hydroxymethylbilane synthase: MSSREIRIATRKSALALWQAEYVKARLEQAHPGLKVTLVPMVSRGDKLLDSPLSKIGGKGLFVKELETALLENHADIAVHSMKDVPMDFPEGLGLFCICEREDPRDAFVSNTYASLDELPPGSIVGTSSLRRQAQLLTRRPDLQIRFLRGNVNTRLAKLDAGEYDAIILASAGLIRLGFEDRITSAISVEDSLPAGGQGAVGIECRTVDTEIHALLQPLDHHDTDVRVTAERALNKHLNGGCQVPIACYAVLEGENLWLRGLVGDPDGGTLLTAQARGPQRDAAALGIQVAEELLDKGAGAILQKVYGEAGPQ, translated from the coding sequence ATGTCCTCTCGCGAAATCCGCATCGCCACCCGTAAAAGCGCCCTGGCCTTGTGGCAAGCCGAATACGTCAAAGCCCGCCTTGAACAGGCTCATCCCGGCCTCAAGGTGACCTTGGTGCCCATGGTCAGTCGTGGCGACAAGCTGCTGGACTCGCCGCTGTCGAAAATCGGCGGCAAGGGCCTGTTCGTCAAAGAGCTGGAAACCGCGCTGCTGGAAAACCACGCCGACATCGCGGTGCACTCGATGAAAGACGTGCCCATGGACTTCCCCGAAGGCCTGGGCCTGTTTTGCATCTGCGAACGCGAAGACCCGCGCGATGCCTTCGTTTCCAACACCTACGCGTCCCTGGATGAGCTGCCCCCTGGCAGCATCGTCGGTACCTCCAGCCTGCGTCGCCAGGCACAATTGCTGACCCGTCGCCCGGACCTGCAGATCCGCTTCCTGCGCGGCAACGTCAACACGCGCCTGGCCAAGCTGGACGCTGGTGAGTACGACGCGATCATCCTCGCTTCGGCGGGCCTGATCCGCCTGGGCTTTGAAGACCGCATCACCTCGGCCATCAGTGTCGAGGACAGTCTGCCGGCGGGTGGGCAGGGTGCCGTGGGCATCGAGTGTCGCACCGTCGATACTGAAATCCACGCGCTGCTGCAACCGCTGGATCACCACGACACCGACGTGCGCGTCACCGCCGAGCGAGCCCTGAACAAGCACCTCAACGGTGGCTGCCAGGTGCCGATCGCCTGTTACGCGGTGCTCGAGGGTGAAAACCTGTGGCTGCGTGGCCTGGTGGGCGACCCGGACGGTGGCACGTTGTTGACGGCGCAAGCGCGGGGCCCGCAGCGAGACGCCGCCGCCCTGGGCATCCAAGTGGCGGAAGAATTGCTCGACAAGGGCGCCGGAGCCATCCTGCAAAAAGTCTATGGCGAGGCCGGCCCGCAGTGA
- a CDS encoding uroporphyrinogen-III synthase, whose protein sequence is MTDWRVLLTRPAEESATLAATLSEAGIYSSSLPLLDIEPLPITPERQAVLRDLGRYCAVIVVSKPAARLALQQLDQAWPHLRWFSVGAATAQVLADRGLDVHYPQTGDDSEALLQLPALREAIARPDARVLILRGEGGRELLAERLREQGASVDYLELYRRFLPAYDSGVLTQRIQLERLNGLVVSSGQGFLHLQALAGPDWPQVAQMPLFVPSPRVYEMARAAGAEKVVDCRGASAAALLVALGSFAL, encoded by the coding sequence GTGACCGATTGGCGAGTGCTGCTGACGCGGCCCGCCGAAGAGTCGGCAACCCTGGCGGCGACGTTGTCCGAAGCCGGTATCTACAGTAGCAGCTTGCCGTTGCTGGACATCGAGCCGTTACCCATCACGCCTGAGCGGCAAGCTGTCTTGCGTGACCTGGGCCGCTATTGCGCGGTGATCGTCGTGAGCAAGCCGGCTGCGCGCCTGGCCTTGCAGCAGCTGGATCAAGCCTGGCCGCACTTGCGCTGGTTCAGCGTCGGCGCGGCCACCGCTCAAGTGCTGGCCGATCGAGGCCTGGACGTTCACTATCCGCAAACGGGTGACGACAGCGAGGCCTTGCTTCAATTGCCTGCGTTGCGCGAGGCTATTGCACGCCCGGATGCCCGGGTATTGATCCTGCGGGGCGAGGGTGGGCGCGAGCTGCTGGCTGAGCGTTTGCGTGAGCAAGGTGCTAGTGTCGACTACCTGGAGTTGTATCGCCGTTTCCTGCCGGCTTACGACAGCGGTGTACTGACACAGCGCATCCAGTTGGAACGCTTGAACGGCCTGGTGGTCAGCAGTGGGCAGGGTTTCTTGCACTTGCAGGCCCTGGCCGGACCCGATTGGCCGCAGGTGGCCCAGATGCCGTTGTTCGTGCCCAGCCCGCGAGTCTATGAGATGGCGCGGGCCGCTGGCGCAGAAAAAGTTGTGGATTGTCGCGGCGCGAGTGCCGCGGCTTTGTTAGTGGCGTTGGGCAGCTTTGCCTTATAA